The Trichosurus vulpecula isolate mTriVul1 chromosome 3, mTriVul1.pri, whole genome shotgun sequence genome includes a window with the following:
- the LOC118841340 gene encoding agouti-signaling protein: protein MTAKHLLLPFLLACLWFLAVYCHLAEEEKWSKDWGLGRNSTMNLPDFPSVSIVALNKKSKKIIRKETETKKSSEKKALVKKNPQPPPPANCVANWANCQPLASPCCHPCAICHCRFFRSVCSCRLFRPNC, encoded by the exons ATGACAGCTAAGCAtctgctccttcccttccttctggcCTGCCTGTGGTTCCTGGCTGTCTACTGTCACCTGGCTGAGGAAGAGAAATGGAGTAAGGACTGGGGTCTGGGAAGAAACTCTACTATGAACCTGCCTGATTTTCCTTCAGTCTCCATCGTGG CACTGAACAAAAAATCCAAGAAGATCAtcaggaaagagacagaaaccaaGAAATCCTCTGAG AAAAAGGCCCTGGTGAAGAAGAATCCGCAGCCCCCACCTCCAGCCAACTGTGTGGCCAACTGGGCCAACTGCCAGCCCCTGGCGTCaccctgctgccacccatgcgCTATATGCCACTGCCGCTTCTTCCGCAGCGTCTGCTCCTGCCGCCTGTTCCGGCCCAACTgctga